The genomic DNA TCTAGGAGCCATTGCGCGAACGGTCAAGACCAATCGCATCTTGGGCAGGTATCCGCTGCCGGTCAAGTCCATGGAGAAACCGAGAAAGCCAAGTTCTGTGCTCGCATTCGCTGCATTGCCTCTAGGAAATGTGGAACAGCCTACCGATGGTATGGGACTGACTGCCCTCTTGACACCATACCTGCTGGTCGTCGTATCAACTACACCGGTCGCTCAGACACAACACAAGGCACCACGCCCAAAGGACGTGGTTGCTCACAGCGCGCTAAGCGGATGTCTGGCTTGGTTTCCAGCAGTCAAGTTGAAGAGTCCGTCTAGTGACGCTGGGTCTGCAGTTTCCAAGACGAAGCTGGTATACTGCTGGTCCAATGTCCTCACTATACTAGACATTGATTACGTAGATGCGCCGCCGGCGGAGAAAGAGAAACCCACCGAGTTGCACTTTAAACCACGAAGTCGGTGGAAAGCGGAAGAGGCTATAGTCGCGGTACAGTGGCTCAGTAGGTCTGTGCTTGGTGTCCTAACCATTAGCCAACGCCTGATGATTCTCGAGGACAATACGCTACGCGTGACCGACTCGTTTGACTTGCTGCAGAAACACATCTACCACGCAGACTTGTTCTCGCGACAGCTCAAACCTGTCGTCGAGCAGTTGAACGAGGATGACTCATCCATGCATGGCGTTGTGGCCGACGCATTCTACATGAGTTTTCGAGCCTACAAAGGACGTATGTTCTTGCTCGGCTTCAATGACTGCTCCATTGGTACCCTTTCGAACTGGGCAGATCGGTTGCTGGCATTGATGGAAGATGGTGACTACATAGCCGCTCTTGGTCTTGCCACTTCCTACTATCTTGGTAACGCAGACAAGCTCACCGTCGGATTACCTGACAACGATGCAGCACGACATGCGCTTGTACAGCCTAAACTCTTAGAGATGATAACGGCGTCGCTCAAATACGCCTTCGCGCGTCATGAGGACGACGATGAGGCCAGAGAGCAGCGACTGAAAGAACTCGCCGAGGTAGTCTTTACGGGACTACTTAGCATGGGCGAGCATGACGTCTTGTTCGGAGAAACATACGATGCATTCGAGGAAGCGTCTGCGGAGAAGGCCTTCTTCGAAACACTTGAGCCCTACATCCAAGAAGACCAGATCACAGCCGTACCACCCAATGTCCTCAAAGACCTCATTACATTTTACGCCTCAGCAAACCGATCTACTCGGCTTGAAGAGATGATCTGCCGACTTAGCACAGATACCATGGATCTCAATCAGGTCACGATGCTCTGTCAGCAGTACGTTCTCTACGATGCGCTGATATACGTCTGGACACGAGCCATTGGGGACTACATCACACCACTTACCAATATCCTGGAACTGATCAAGCTCGTCGACTTTGAAGTGGACGAGTCGGAAAACATTTACCTCTCTGCAGCGAAGAAAATCTTTCCGTATCTTGCATATACCTTCACTGGACGGGTATATCCCGGAGGTACCTTCATGGACGACGAACAAGCTTATAATGCCAAGAAAGACATGTATCGCTTCTTGTTTTCCGGCAAGAACCTCCAGTGGCCACCAGGCTCGGGCGAAGTCATTACCACTCAGTCAGATGGGAGTCCTGAGCCACCGTTTCCGTATCTACAACTAGTCTTGGAGTTTGATGCTGCAAGTTTCATGAGTATGCTCAACGAGGCATTCGAAGATAGCTTCTTGAACGGTGAAGAGGCCGCGGTGAATGGGACGCAAGTCAACGGCGCCTCACATGGATCTGCACTCACACCGACACGACAGTCCATCATCAACTACCTCTTTGGCATCATGAACACTGACAACTTTGAACCGGAAGATATCATTTACTTTTACATGTTTGTAGCGCGGAACTTGCCCAAGTACCCGCAGCACATCATGCTTCCCGGAACTTCGTTGCACCAAATCCTGATAGGACTCTGCAACTATCCCACAGAAGCCATCAAGGAAGACTGTCAGCTCTCTGTTGAGTACCTCCTCTCCATATACCATCCACCGAACCCACAAAATCTCGTCCCGATGTTTGAGAAAGCTGGATTCCATCGCGTGCTCAAGGCTGTTTATCGGGGCGCACATCAATACGCTAGACTCCTTGAGACGTATCTggacgacgaagatgatgaggatgCAGTGTTTGAGTGTATTGCTCAGATACTACGGCCTAGCCAAGGTCTTATCAAGAAGCAGGTTAATGAGGTCAAGGTAGTCATTGTCAACAGAGCTCGCGACATTGCCGCGGTGGACGCTTCGCAAACTGCCAAAACACTCAAGCAACATGCGCCAGACCTCCTAAAGCCAGTCTTGGATGCTATACAGGATGACGCTGATGCTCAATATCACTACCTGGAGGCTCTCATCGAACCAGAGCAAGCCCAGTCTGACGCGACGACACCCATCGACGAGAGCCTCCCGCCTGGTTTCATCGAAAGATATGTACAACTTATGTGCACCTACAACAGCGCACATGTAGCCGATTTCGTCAGCCTGCTGAAGTCCGGTGACCTTCGGTTAGACCCCGTGTTGCCAGCGCTGGAGAAGAGCGGTGTCGTGGACGCAGCTGTTATACTCATGGCCCGCGATGGACTCGTGCAAGGCGCCATGGATCGCTTGGTGAAGCATTTGGGCACACTTGAGACTGCTCTGACTGGCCTCATTGGCGCTGCAGCGGAAACACCCGACGTGCGCAACACGGAGGAAGCGGTTCACGATCTTCTTGAAGACATAGAAAAGTACATCAAGGTGGGCATATGGTTATGCCAAGGGCAGACACGCTCAAGAGAACGCGTACCAGAATCGACAATCGACAGGCGGAAGTCGGCCTATGGTGAAGTCCGAGAGGAAGATCTCGCGCTAGACGAGCTGCTCTGGCTTGAACTCGTCGACACATCCGTGCGCCTTATCAGAGATACATCGAGCGCCGTAGCCGCCCACGACAGCCTCGTCTCATCCTCGAACATCAACCAGGCCGACACCGTAGACACAGCACGCATCGTATCCAGCCTCCGATCCTCAATCCAACAGACCTTCTCCGCCCTCCTCACATCCACCACCATCCCCCCAACAAAAAAACCAACCCACCACCGCACCTCGACGTCCGACAACCCCACCGCCGCCCTCCCACCTCTCCGCCACCCACAACAGCAACCACACTCCAACCCCTCCTTCCTGCGCATCCTCCGCTGTTTCCTAACCCGCGCCACACACACCTACTCACCCTCGCTCTCAGACCTCCGCTCCGTCCTCTCCGAAATCTTCGCCGCCTACACATTCGAAGAAACCATTCTCAGCCTCGCCAACCGCTTCCTCGACAAGGAGTCCTTCGCCCACGTCCACGACATCACAGAGTTGCGCAA from Pyrenophora tritici-repentis strain M4 chromosome 8, whole genome shotgun sequence includes the following:
- a CDS encoding Vps8 multi-domain protein, which translates into the protein MSSDSGESHSSAHNDHGDEIDVAQGDELHSIDENPIVEAPEGLTFARTKSIPQEDAPGSPSELSLRPKAERAESHASTDIPDDTPSIQGSAISSPTSSVPVSHSSLRPHRPASLQPFERRFSSRLSPSPLASPRGHSPAFLSPRSRQSSVSSHLVFHQLSDDGSEPPQAPWEVVRWTKLKKITGQVFSEVGKRNFGRPTCLNVTVSLSIGTSKGFILVFDYQQVLKSIIGPGTKAVECGPITSLAISADHTTIAGGHATGHIFTWELAKPAKPFLHIPPLDRAALEDNKSDGHVSGVGIMHLGFLGTRHTALVSADDAGMAFSHLATRGLGAIARTVKTNRILGRYPLPVKSMEKPRKPSSVLAFAALPLGNVEQPTDGMGLTALLTPYLLVVVSTTPVAQTQHKAPRPKDVVAHSALSGCLAWFPAVKLKSPSSDAGSAVSKTKLVYCWSNVLTILDIDYVDAPPAEKEKPTELHFKPRSRWKAEEAIVAVQWLSRSVLGVLTISQRLMILEDNTLRVTDSFDLLQKHIYHADLFSRQLKPVVEQLNEDDSSMHGVVADAFYMSFRAYKGRMFLLGFNDCSIGTLSNWADRLLALMEDGDYIAALGLATSYYLGNADKLTVGLPDNDAARHALVQPKLLEMITASLKYAFARHEDDDEAREQRLKELAEVVFTGLLSMGEHDVLFGETYDAFEEASAEKAFFETLEPYIQEDQITAVPPNVLKDLITFYASANRSTRLEEMICRLSTDTMDLNQVTMLCQQYVLYDALIYVWTRAIGDYITPLTNILELIKLVDFEVDESENIYLSAAKKIFPYLAYTFTGRVYPGGTFMDDEQAYNAKKDMYRFLFSGKNLQWPPGSGEVITTQSDGSPEPPFPYLQLVLEFDAASFMSMLNEAFEDSFLNGEEAAVNGTQVNGASHGSALTPTRQSIINYLFGIMNTDNFEPEDIIYFYMFVARNLPKYPQHIMLPGTSLHQILIGLCNYPTEAIKEDCQLSVEYLLSIYHPPNPQNLVPMFEKAGFHRVLKAVYRGAHQYARLLETYLDDEDDEDAVFECIAQILRPSQGLIKKQVNEVKVVIVNRARDIAAVDASQTAKTLKQHAPDLLKPVLDAIQDDADAQYHYLEALIEPEQAQSDATTPIDESLPPGFIERYVQLMCTYNSAHVADFVSLLKSGDLRLDPVLPALEKSGVVDAAVILMARDGLVQGAMDRLVKHLGTLETALTGLIGAAAETPDVRNTEEAVHDLLEDIEKYIKVGIWLCQGQTRSRERVPESTIDRRKSAYGEVREEDLALDELLWLELVDTSVRLIRDTSSAVAAHDSLVSSSNINQADTVDTARIVSSLRSSIQQTFSALLTSTTIPPTKKPTHHRTSTSDNPTAALPPLRHPQQQPHSNPSFLRILRCFLTRATHTYSPSLSDLRSVLSEIFAAYTFEETILSLANRFLDKESFAHVHDITELRKRGWRPRGQVCEACKKRAWGPGAGAGVWETWEKREEGRRKSREDGAGDEAVGGKWKGKRPSQADVLEDGKVEELRGEALVLFACRHLWHRRCLEERLGGGDGAGASGDRDVGGGLDVAANGLGGEEVAGRLQGRMGLTCPLC